Proteins from a single region of Schistocerca gregaria isolate iqSchGreg1 chromosome 3, iqSchGreg1.2, whole genome shotgun sequence:
- the LOC126353976 gene encoding NADH-ubiquinone oxidoreductase chain 5-like — MAGLGANFEFDLKKIIALSTLRQPGLIIRILAIGYPKLAFFHLLAHALFKALLFICAGSIIHNLKDSQDIRFIGSIVNFIPLTSVCFNVSSLSLCGIPFLAGFYSKDLILEMVCLR, encoded by the coding sequence atggctggattgggcgctaattttgagtttgatttaaagaagattattgctctttctactttaagacaacctggtttaataataagaattttggctataggttatccaaagcttgcattttttcatttattggctcatgctttatttaaggcattattatttatatgtgcaggttcaataattcataatttgaaggattctcaggatattcgttttataggatcaattgttaatttcatacctttaacttcagtttgttttaatgtttctagtttatctttgtgtggaataccttttttagcgggattttattcaaaggatttaattcttgagatggtttgtttaagatga